The Podarcis muralis chromosome 16, rPodMur119.hap1.1, whole genome shotgun sequence genomic interval atttcgtcttgcgaggcaccactgtatgtgcaattCTTTGGCTTGGGGGTGTCCTTGACACCCTCCAAAGCTGTAGCAGAGAGATTGGACGTGTCCCTGGGACTTTGGCCGTGGCAAATAATCTCTTCCTCCCTCAGGGTGCTAACCATTTCCTATCTTTCTTCCCAGACCACCCTGAGAACCCTTGGTGCTCTCACGGGACCTCTGCCCTCCATCCCGCTGTGAATTCCCCCTCACCCGGCCTCCTCCTGCCCTGAGATGTTCTCCAGAAGGAAGCCCCCCAGGCCCTGCCCCACCCTCCCCAACGTGATCACGCCGGACACGATCCCCACCTTCTTCATCCCTCCCAACTTGGCCAGCCTGCAGGGGCGGTGCAGGAGCGACAGCCCCGACGGCCGCGGGATCCTGGCCCGGTCGGCCGAGCAGCACGTCATCCAAgtggagagcccggaggaggggGAGGTCCAGCCCGTGGGGCGCCTCTACAGCACCTCCTCCATGCCCCACCTCGCCAGCCCCACGGGCTTGCCCTTCCTGCCCGAGAGCCCGCACACCCGCCGCCGGGAGTCCCTCTTCCACGGCGGACGCCTGCCGCGCCGGTTGCAAGGGGCCCAGTTCACCTCCCCGCCGACGAGGCCTTCCCTGCAGCCCGGTTTGATGTTCGACAGCGACACGGCCTCCTCCACCGAGACGTCCCCTTTCAGCTCTCCCCTGCTGACGCGGCCTCTGAGCTGCCCTCCGTTCTGTCCCGCCTACCGGCATCGCCGAAGATTCGCCTTCTGCTCTAGCGACCTCGGCGCTGCCCCGCGGCCCAGCTCCCTGTCCCCAGAGGAGACCAGCTCTGCCGACACCAGCCCCAGCTTTCCGCGGCGGGAGAAGGATCCCCCCTGGGGCTCCCCTGCCCCACTGCCGCTCTTCCCGCTGGACCTGATCCGTTGCCACGAGCGGCTCACCAAGGAGGTGGTGCTGACAGTGAGCAAAGGCGGGCGGCTGAGGCTGTCCAGCGAGTACCTGCAGCCCCAGGGGCGCCTCCGCGTCCGGCTGGTGTGCGCCGAGGCCTTCTACCCTCCCCACTGCGACCCGCGACACTTCAGCTGCTGCGTCTCCTTGCAGCTGCGGCCCGGGGAAGGCCTGAGGCAGCGCAGTGCTGTCGTCAAGAGGAGCCGCAACCCCATCTTCAATGAGGACTTCTTCTTTGAGGGCGTCTCCCCGGAGGAGCTGTCCAGGTGCAGCCTGAGGCTCAAGGTGCTTAACAAGGGCTCCGGCCTCCGGAGGGACGCTGTGCTGGGGGAGTGCGACGTCCCGCTGGATTGCCTGCTGCCCTGAAGGGGGTGCCGGTGGGCGGGCAACTCCCCGACAGGAAGTCACTGCTGTCGGCAGGAAGTCGGTTCAGTTGGCAGGAAGAGGCATGGGCAACTCACCGACAGGAAGTTGATGCTGTTGGCAGGAAGTTACTTCCGTTGGCAGGAAAAGGCATGGACCACTCCCTGACAGGAAGTGGATGCTGTTGGCAGGAAGTCAGTTCAGTTGGCAGGAAGAGGCATGGGAAACTCCCCGACAGGAAGTGGATGCTGTCGGCAGGAAGTCAGTTCAGTTGGCAGGAAGAGGCATGGGAAACTCCCCGACAGGAAGTCGCTGCTGTCGGCATGAAGTCACTTCCATTGGCAGGAAGAGGCGTGGCTTCTCTTGCTCAGGGTCTTAGCAAAGAGGGTCTTTTTGCCAGTCCAGCATCTCACCATGGGACACCCAAGGCCTGCGGTGGGAATCCCTCAAGCCCACTCTGCCGCCATTGTGTCATGGAAGACCTCTGGGCCGCAGCCGGATGGGTCCTGTTTCGAATCAATCTGTGGACAGTGTGaaaaaacagctcttcctgtgttTTGAGCCGCCGGGCTGCGTttgacaacaacacacacacacaaacaccctgcaAATATTTCCGGGGGAAAGGTCTCAAAGTGGGGACTCTGGTTACCACATCCAGGCTCATGACTGGATGCCAACAGCAGAGGGCGCTGTCGGGCTACACATTTCAGCATTTGGGTGCCACCAACACAGCAGGAGAATCTGTAGTTTTGGAGGTGGCCAATTGTTGGGGTACCAAGAGTGAGGCCCTCTGAGGCCCATGGCACTGGCCTGACTGGTCCCTCAATATGAGCCGCTGGAATCCTCTCCAAGCTTGAAATGTGTATCTCCAAGGTGACACATTCCTATATTGCAGGGAAAACACACGCACTGAGGGCGGGGAatacccaataataataataataataatttattatttgtaccccgcccatctggctgggtttccccagccactctgggcggcttccaagaaagaccaaaaatgcactaaaatgtcacacatgaaaaacttccctgaacagggctcccttcagatgtcttctaaatgtcaggtagttgtttatctccttgacatctggtgggagggcattccacagggcaggtgccaccaccgagaaggccctctgcctggttccctgcacccAAGCTGTTCAGCATTGAGGCAGCCTGTCTCAGAGATGATGGGGTCTTCTTCATGGGAGATTTGTGAGCAGAGGGTGGGCAGCCATCGGCCAGGGATGCTGTGGTCACAAGATTGTGCCCTGAGCAAATGAGGGGTTGGGATAACGGTCTGCCGGTCATCTAGCtcattctattacagtggtacctcaggttaagtacttaattcgttctggaggtccttacttaacctgaaactgttcttaacctgaagcaccactttagctaatggggcctcctcctgctgctgctgcgccgccggagcacgatttctgttctcatcctgaagtttttaacctgaggtactatttctgggttagcgtagtctgtaacctgaagcgtatgtaacccgaggtaccactgtattctgctccctGCTTGGAGAGAAATGGCCAGCCAGCACCCAGAATAAGCACCTTCCTTTTGGGCTGCCGGGTTCTCACGCCCATTTCCTCCTCCCATCAGCTATCGCCCTGCAGGCTacatgaccctcggggtccttccaactctctgattctatgttTTCCAAGGGTTTGAAATACAGTCGGAGcttggaatccgttccggaagtccgttctgcttccaaaatgttcggaaaccaaagcgcggctcccgattggctgcaggaagctcctgcagccaatcagaagcagcagaagccccgttggacgttcagcttccgaaaatagttcgcaaagctgttgtgtactgagttgactaggatccaaaaggcagcagtctgattggtcctagaacaataggattcagaatgcagcagtctgattggtcctagaacaataggatccagaatgcagcagtctgattggtcctagagcaataggatccagaatgcagcagtctgattggtccgcaggagccacccaatcgaactccgggtggaagtgaatccacaacctgattggcctacaggagaatccctgaattagccaatcacgtggagcccattgtgtaaataatgtatataaagcagatattctgggggaacttccattcctcctcaccactatgagctgaataaagagcatgaaatccactctcaactccgagtatatttcaaaaccagaacagtcactaaggcccgggggccagatccagcccaattgccttctcaatctggcccgcgggcagtccgggaatcagcgtgtttttacatgagtaggatgtgtccttttatttaaaatgcatctctgggttatttgtggggcataggaattcattcattttttcccttcaaaatatagtccggccccccacaaggtctgaggggcagtggactggccccctgctgaaaaagtttgctgacccctgccctaagcaCTGCCAGGCAGGGTCAAGGTTACTGAGTGAAAGAACCAGGGGTTTAGTTTCCTGCAACCTTTTTAAAATCCAGCCTTTTTTACGCAACCAGGAGAATGGGCGCATATCACTTtgtttccagtgctttgcaatgcagGAGGTTCCAGCTTCGAATCCTAACGTCTCCCAGTGGCCTAACTCTGCAAAGCCGGCTTCCTGTGATACTGAAATCCGTTCTCCCGGTTTGCttgaaagagaagcctttttgcACCTTCCGTCTCTGACAGAATTGCAGGAGCGTGCAGAAAAGATATATTCCACCACCGCTGAAAACGAAGACAGATGGTCTAATAAACCTATATCAATATTGATTCTGCGTCAGGTGGGCTTCCAGCGCAGGCAAGTTTCCATTGCGTgggtaaaataaaatgttttaatggattgagggagggagggatgaaaCCGGGAGATGTGTAGAAACTGATTAGAGAGGCAAGTTTGTAGCCAAAGATTCCTCATGTCTCCAGAAGCGCCACAGAAATCAGATTCCTGAGAACGGaaatttgaacaacaacaacaacaacaacaaaaacttacAAAGTTTCTAGTCCATTTGATGGAGAAGATGGGCATGAAAGCCTGTTGGGCGATGCTGACTGAAATTGGAAAAGAAAGTGGGTACATAATAGGTTCCAGCACTAGAGGGCAGTCCTCTTTAAgttagaattttagagttgggaggCACCCAAAGgatatccagtccaacccccctgcagggcaggaaactaaactaaaaagttccaaATGCTATGACCTTtccaaacggggggggggggggggggcgttctccAGTCTCTTGATCATTGTCTTATCCTTTATCCTTatcctgcaatatcctttttctttttttaattttttaaaaataaactttattcAACATTCAACACATATTTACACAACAAATTGCCACATTACAGTTTATGCACGAACactacacaaaaaaagaaaaatacagcaaaaataaataaaaaggaaaaggaaataaaaaacaaaagtaaGAAGGATAAAAGAAACTTCCGGTTGTTCTCAAAAAAACTAAGTctcatttgttgttttttaaacagtaTCATATTATTATACTTTGTTTCCTTAATTTCCTTCAGAGAAATATTCTTCAGTTTGTTGTCTATACATTACAAGAACCATTTAAGGTCTGCCAGGAGGTTTTTGCTATCGTAATaggttttcaaatattctttaaacacTATCCATTCTTTATTCACCTTCTGCATTGAGTACCCTCTAAGTCTCCCTGTcattctgcaatatcctttttcagctgtggcaacCAGAACTCTATCCAAGTCTTCCAAGTGCAGTTGTACAGCATTACAATATTTGGCAGGtggttttgtgtggttttttaaaatcccttttcTAACAATCCTTAGTGTGTGGTTCTCATttttcacagctactgctaggaaCTCAAGGTTTTGTTCCTGGTCAGTCTCCATTGTGAGCCAGCCTTCTTTTAAAATTCATAATTTGCACTGCAGGCAGGGAGGATGATAACAGGGCAtataacactcccccccccaaaaaaaaatagatttAGGCCCCTTCTgcattgtacatttaaagcagtatcactccactttaaacaggcatggcttccgtGAAAGAATTGTGGGGAGGgtagtttgttgggagttgttaggagacctccatATTCCGCTACAGAGCTAGAAattatcaatccctcttcccaggtgactctggaaattgtagccttGTGAGGGGAATTTAGGGGGGGTGTCCTAACAGCTTGGTACCTTtaacaaactcttcttcttctttggcgatccctcgtagctgagtaagattgccttccataaacacagttttaatagtgagtccgtaagtgactgtggaggccagttctggatccacacgtccttccacagtggggacataggttaccaggtgggagttgatcacggtgtggatttgccaagcgtgccttcctcttagcgcgttttccccttgcgtcctgagttcgagtgtcttcaaagcccctgacacctttggtaaaggctgttctccaactggagcgctcgcaggccagtgtttcccagttgtcggtgtttatactacatttttaaaagatttgtcttgagagagtctttaaacctctcttgttgaccaccagcattacgctttccatttttaagttcgaaatagagtagttgctttggaagacgatcatcaggcatccgcacaacatgaccagtccaacaaagttgatgttgaaggatcattgcttcaacactggtgatctttgcttcttccaggacactggcattagttcacctgtcttcccaagtgatgtgtaaaaatatttggagacaccgttgatggaatctttcgaagagttggagatggcgtttataagtggtccatgtttcacaggcataacagtaaggttggtagtacaatagctgtgcaaacaagcattttgttttacCTGCAAAtatcccagtcctcaaacactctgcacttcaactgggagaaagccgcacttgcaggattctctggggaaagccatgactgttttaaaGTGGAATGGTAAAGTTTTAACTGTGTAGTTCAGATGCAGAAGATTTCCCACAGAACCACAGCAAGAGAGGAAAGGATTAATCTCTCCCCCGCTTCACGCCTGCTGCAAATCTGATTATTCTCAGCTTCCATtcctcagtcattaaaaaaaacctcctgcCATGTTAAATGCATCTTTAAAATCTGCGGTGTGGCCCTGACTCGCTCCAGGGAGGAATGCAGGAATTAGGATGGGGGAAATGTTGTCACGTCATTTTCTACCACCAGATGGAAACCTTGGACCAAGTATTTCAGCGCCGGGAACCTGCATGTAAATTCTCCAGCAAGGACTCATGTTTATTCTTGGCCAATTCTGCTGCCTCTCTGTACCCGGGCAGGGTTGGCAGCTTTTAACTTGACAAATTACGGGCAAGGCAGCCACTCCCCATTTTTTAATGGGGGTAAAAAGCGCTGGGCACCCCAGGGTTTCTCCTGACCACAACAATGCCATCATAAAGACCAGTCGCACCACTTTTAATTGTCAGATGCGGAGTTAGGAAAACAGGTCGCTGGCACCTAAGGCAGCTGGCCAAGCAATTATCTCAAAGGGGCAGTGGCtggagatcttttttttttttaaatggggatAACACTTAGCCCATTtcacctgggggggaaattgaCACCTTGCCGCTTATTCCTGCACTGGTGGACTCCCACTGCTCATGACATACACTGAGATCCATAGTTATCCCTGTCGCTTCCTGTGAGAGACACCTGCTTGGTGCGCTTTCCTTCGAAACATCTTCCGTctgatttgaaaacagaagccatGGTTGAGCATCTCATGTGTGCATGTGGAGTTCAGAGAACTGGACATGCGTGTAGGGAAATAAATCAGGCAATGAGCATCGGGTGAAGACACCCTTGCCTCTCACCCCACCTCCTGAACATAAgaacattattaatattattattagggacgggtgacgctgtgggttaaaccacagagcctaggacttgccgatcagaaggtcggcggttcgaatccctgtgatgtggtgagctcccgttgctcggtccctgctcctgcccacctagcagttcgaaagcatgccaaagtgcaagtagataaataggtactgctctggcgggaaggtaaacggcgtttccatgcgctgctctggttcgtcagaagcggcttagtcctgctggccgcatgacctggaagctggacgccggctccctcggccagtaaagcgagatgagcgccacaaccccagagttggccacgactagacctaacgatcaggggtccctttaccttactatttataccacacccatctgaccactctgggtggctcgtaacagaatattaaaaacacaatgaaacatcaaacattagaatcttccctaaacagggctgccttgagatgtcttctaaaagttggatagttgtttatttctttgacatctgatgggagggcgttccacagggcaggcgccaccaccgagaaggctctctgcctggttccctgtgtaacctcccttctcacagggagggaaccgccagatggccctcagcactggacctcaggttTGGAAGGGGTCGAGAGGGTCATTCTAGCCCTGCAGTGCAAGAAAGCAGGTTCCCACAGTTCCGTTCCACCCCACTTCTGTTgcctctctttcttcctcctcttccgtcAGGACCTGCcaatctctgccccccccccccccccgatcctggAAGCACCACCATGGGGCTCATGAGGAATCTCTCCTTTTTGGATCCTCCCCACCAAGGCCTCGGGGCTCGCTACAAAAAGCTGATCCAATATTGAGCTCTCCTTTCTTGGCACCCGTTTCCTGGGCTGCGCCCTTTACTCTCCTGGAAGCCTCCTCAGATGTGGCGATAGAGCGGCCTGCCTGGGGTGGTGGAGCTGAGGGGGAGAGGCGTGGAGCCGCTGAAATGAAAGGATTCGGCCTGCTGTTCCAAAAAATACCTCCCCAATTTTGTGTTCCCCCCGCCCCACACGGCCTGCGCCTCCTCTAATCCCTGCCCGTCTCCCGTGGGAATGCCAGGGAGCGTCCTTGGCTGACCTTGGCAGGAGATGCTCCCCCAATCAACTGTGTGCCGGGCCTGCTATGTCATGTTGACAACCAGCCGTGATTTCACCTGCGTGCTCCTGTGATAGGAaatttgaggtcttagatatatgttaaatgttcgtaagtgtaccaaccaagcacatacatagatcagcacaggaatgTCTAGCACTTCGATACTGGAAGGGGAGATCCCCACCTCCAGCCCTGCAATTGTGCAATGGGCAGATGACAGGACTCAAAAAGAGCAAGGAATATGGGCAGTTTTCAGACATGTGGACTCCAAAACAGACCGAGTTCAAGGTATTGTtattagtacagtcatacctcgggttacagacgcttcgggttgcacgatttcgggttgcgcactgcgccgaacccagaagtactggaacgggttccTTCTGGGTTTCGGGACTTGCACATGCTCATgttcagaagcactaaatcgcgctttgcacatgtgcagaagcgccgaatcacgacctgcgcgtgcgcaggcgTGGCGCTGCGGGTTTTGGACACTGTGGGTCGTGAACAtgcttcccgcacagatcacattcgcaacccaagtgtccactgtatattatattagtattagtacagtggtacctcgggttaagtacttaattcgttccggaggtccgttcttaacctgaaactgttcttaacctgaagcaccactttagctaatggggcctcccgctgccgctgcgctgccggagcacgatttctgttctcatcctgaagcaaagttcttaacctgaagcactatttctgggttagcagagtctgtaacctgaagtgtatgtaacctgaagcgtatgtaacctgaagcgtatgtaacctgaagcgtatgtaacctgaagcatatgtaacctgaggtaccactgtatactgtttatttataccccatcttatCAGTTTGGGGCCAGTTTATTTGTGGGATCACCTTGCCCGCTATGTGCCCATTCAACCGCTCTAATCTGCAGAACTGGTACTCTTACTGGTGCCACACAatacaccagtggcgtagcatggagggtgcaggggggcccggccgcaccgggcacaacatctggggttagggcaaatccacgggttagggggcgcaaattacttgccttgcccgggtgctgacaacccacgctacgccactgcaataCACACCCCACCCTTGTAAGAAATTGGCCTTTTAGAATCTCAGtgtctacactttggaactccctgcctggtgACATCAGACGGGCAGCCTTCTCTGTGGCCCTTTTCTCGGTGCCTCCTTCACTTAGGCAACCCTACCCAGACACGTGGACATCACAGGTGCTTATCTCTCAGCTGATGTTGATTTCAATCACCTTTTAAAGACCTGTTTCTAACAAGTGAGAATCTTAATCTTTTATTTTGTatatcttttatttcttatatgttTTTGCAAACCGCTTGGAGGTTTTCTTGCAATCATGCGCCATATAAACGTTTATGGGTATTATTTATTTGCACGGCCGAAGCCATGATGAAAGACAATgtacataaaacaaaataaaatgcattagagagttaaaataattaataaaaccATGCATTCTGTCAGATAAGAATTTGCTCCCCTGAAGAATTTAGCCTGTATCACCCTCACAAACTTTTCTCGGTAAAATTTGCCGCTCTAAATGCAAAACGGGCCAGTTTTTCAGAAGTGCAGGGTGACCTAATAAAAAGTTAATCAAACACCCAATTGATCGCTCAATTGAGAGATTTAAACCTTTGGAAAAGGCTGCTCTTATGCACTCGTAGATTGAGCAAACCAGTAAGCAGCGGCGTAAATGTTGTTAACTAAATAAATTGAAGGAAGCATTAAGAATATGCAGGTCTGCTTGCAGGAATGATTGGGTAATCAGCATTCCTTGATGAACAGAAATTATTTTGCAACATCCAAACCGTGACAGACGGAGGTAATGGAAGTTCATACTTTGCCGTGACTTTGGACTGTAGGTGTTAGATTAGACCAGGGGCATCGTTAGAGAGAGATCCAGGGACCTTTTTTCTCGTTATTTTTAAAACCCTTGAAAAAACAAGTTTGCTTTGAATACAGAGCTGCTGGTCACATtgcaccactgcctcttgtggcagggagttccagagtttagctATGTACCATATGAAGATGCCCTTCCTTTCCCCTGTCTcaaatcttccaccattcagcttcttcCGATGTCCATCGGATGTTCTACACTACGGTGACAAGAGaggtataaaaaaaaattatctgcccactttctcctaattttataaacttctctcATTCCAGCTCTTCCTCCCATTTTCGCTGACATAAAAAGCCCCAAACACG includes:
- the C2CD4D gene encoding C2 calcium-dependent domain-containing protein 4D, with the protein product MFSRRKPPRPCPTLPNVITPDTIPTFFIPPNLASLQGRCRSDSPDGRGILARSAEQHVIQVESPEEGEVQPVGRLYSTSSMPHLASPTGLPFLPESPHTRRRESLFHGGRLPRRLQGAQFTSPPTRPSLQPGLMFDSDTASSTETSPFSSPLLTRPLSCPPFCPAYRHRRRFAFCSSDLGAAPRPSSLSPEETSSADTSPSFPRREKDPPWGSPAPLPLFPLDLIRCHERLTKEVVLTVSKGGRLRLSSEYLQPQGRLRVRLVCAEAFYPPHCDPRHFSCCVSLQLRPGEGLRQRSAVVKRSRNPIFNEDFFFEGVSPEELSRCSLRLKVLNKGSGLRRDAVLGECDVPLDCLLP